From Haloarcula hispanica ATCC 33960, the proteins below share one genomic window:
- a CDS encoding 50S ribosomal protein L11: MAGTIEVLVPGGEANPGPPLGPELGPTPVDVQAVVQEINDQTAAFDGTEVPVTVEYDDDGSFEIEVGVPPTAELIKDEAGFETGSGEPQEDFVADLSVDQVKQIAEQKHPDLLSYDLKNAAKEVVGTCTSLGVTIEGENPREFKERIDAGEYDDVFAAEAQA; encoded by the coding sequence ATGGCTGGAACTATCGAAGTCCTCGTTCCCGGTGGGGAGGCCAACCCTGGCCCGCCACTCGGTCCGGAACTCGGCCCGACACCGGTGGACGTGCAGGCAGTCGTACAGGAAATCAACGACCAGACGGCAGCGTTCGACGGCACCGAAGTCCCCGTCACCGTCGAGTACGACGACGACGGCTCCTTCGAGATCGAGGTCGGTGTCCCGCCGACGGCCGAACTCATCAAGGACGAGGCCGGCTTCGAAACCGGCAGCGGCGAACCACAAGAGGACTTCGTCGCTGACCTCTCCGTCGACCAGGTCAAACAGATCGCCGAGCAGAAGCATCCCGACCTGCTCTCCTACGACCTGAAGAACGCTGCAAAGGAAGTCGTCGGGACGTGCACCTCCCTCGGTGTCACCATCGAAGGCGAGAACCCACGCGAGTTCAAGGAACGCATCGACGCGGGCGAGTACGACGACGTGTTCGCGGCCGAAGCACAGGCGTAA
- a CDS encoding VNG_1110C family protein, which translates to MGAASRFRDSTQILLPVGALDGIREELEQQFTVSVHQDGEQIRIIGSPVEIKDASDFLARHGVTFA; encoded by the coding sequence ATGGGAGCGGCGAGTCGGTTCCGCGACAGCACGCAGATACTGCTGCCAGTCGGTGCGCTCGACGGAATTCGCGAGGAGTTGGAACAGCAGTTCACTGTGAGTGTTCATCAGGACGGTGAACAGATTCGGATAATCGGCTCCCCAGTCGAAATCAAGGACGCGAGCGACTTCCTCGCGCGGCACGGCGTGACGTTCGCCTGA
- a CDS encoding OBG GTPase family GTP-binding protein: protein MGLEEEIQELEDEIASTPYNKSTEAHIGRLKSKLAEKKEKLEQQASSGGGGGYGVEKHGDATVALVGFPSVGKSTLLNALTNAESETGAYEFTTLDVYPGMLKHKGANIQILDVPGLIEGAAGGRGGGKEVLSVVRTADLIVFLISVFEIDQYDRLSEELYKNKIRLDQDPPWVNVRKKGKDGISVNTASGVELDDETVKAVLREHGYVNADVTIGEQIDIDQLIDGVMDNRVYLPSLVAVNKADLIEPDYLPKVEDELRERDIDPDEAIFISAEEEKGLDSLTERIWDELGLIRIYMDKPGRGVDREEPLILREGDTVDDACEKLGGSFDERFRFARVTGPSAKHDEQQVGRDHELADEDILRIVANR, encoded by the coding sequence ATGGGGCTCGAAGAGGAGATTCAGGAACTCGAGGACGAAATCGCCAGCACTCCCTACAACAAGTCTACAGAGGCCCATATCGGTCGGCTGAAGTCCAAGCTCGCGGAGAAAAAGGAAAAGCTCGAACAGCAGGCCTCTTCAGGCGGCGGCGGTGGCTACGGCGTCGAGAAACACGGCGACGCGACCGTCGCGCTCGTCGGGTTCCCCAGCGTCGGGAAGTCGACGCTGCTAAACGCCCTCACTAACGCCGAATCCGAAACTGGAGCCTACGAATTCACCACACTCGACGTGTACCCGGGGATGCTCAAGCACAAGGGAGCGAACATCCAGATTCTCGACGTTCCCGGTCTCATCGAAGGGGCTGCTGGTGGTCGCGGTGGCGGCAAGGAGGTGCTGTCCGTCGTCCGGACTGCGGACCTCATCGTCTTCCTCATCTCCGTCTTCGAGATCGACCAGTACGACCGACTCAGCGAAGAACTGTACAAGAACAAGATCCGACTCGACCAGGACCCGCCGTGGGTCAACGTCCGGAAGAAGGGCAAGGACGGGATTTCGGTCAACACTGCCTCCGGCGTCGAACTCGACGACGAGACGGTCAAAGCCGTTCTGCGCGAGCACGGCTACGTCAACGCCGACGTCACCATCGGCGAGCAGATCGACATCGACCAGCTCATCGACGGCGTGATGGACAACCGCGTCTATCTGCCCTCCCTCGTTGCTGTCAACAAGGCCGACCTCATCGAGCCCGACTACCTCCCCAAAGTCGAAGACGAGCTCCGGGAGCGGGACATCGACCCCGACGAAGCAATCTTCATCAGCGCCGAGGAAGAGAAAGGGCTCGATAGCCTCACCGAACGCATCTGGGACGAACTCGGCCTGATCCGGATCTACATGGACAAGCCGGGCCGCGGTGTCGACCGCGAGGAACCGCTGATACTCCGCGAGGGCGACACCGTCGACGACGCCTGCGAGAAACTCGGCGGGAGCTTCGACGAGCGCTTCCGATTCGCTCGTGTGACCGGTCCAAGCGCCAAGCACGACGAACAGCAGGTCGGGCGCGACCACGAACTCGCTGACGAAGATATCTTGCGGATCGTCGCTAACCGCTAG
- a CDS encoding 50S ribosomal protein L10, producing the protein MSAESERKTETIPEWKQEEVDAIVEMIESYESVGVVNIAGIPSRQLQDMRRDLHGTAELRVSRNTLLERALDEVDDGLEDLNSYITGQVGLIGTDDNPFSLFQELEASKTPAPIGAGEVAPNDIVIPEGDTGVDPGPFVGELQSVGADARIQEGSIQVLSDSTVLDTGEEVSQELANVLNELGIEPKEVGLDLRAVFADGVLFEPEELELDVDEYRSDIQAAAGRAFNLSVNADYPTATTAPTMLQSARGNAKSLALQAAIEDPEVVPDLVSKADAQVRALASQIDDEEALPEELQGVEADVATEEPTDDQDDDTASEDDADADDAAEEADDGDDDEDAGDALGAMF; encoded by the coding sequence ATGAGCGCCGAATCCGAACGCAAGACCGAGACCATTCCCGAGTGGAAGCAGGAAGAGGTCGACGCCATCGTAGAGATGATCGAGTCCTACGAGAGCGTCGGCGTCGTCAACATCGCCGGGATTCCGTCCCGACAGCTACAGGACATGCGACGTGACCTGCACGGGACCGCCGAACTTCGCGTCTCCCGGAACACGCTGCTTGAGCGTGCGCTTGACGAAGTCGACGACGGACTCGAAGACCTCAACAGCTACATCACCGGGCAGGTCGGGCTCATCGGGACCGACGACAACCCGTTCTCGCTGTTTCAGGAACTCGAGGCCTCCAAGACGCCCGCACCCATCGGTGCCGGCGAGGTGGCCCCGAACGATATCGTGATTCCGGAAGGCGACACGGGCGTCGACCCCGGTCCGTTCGTCGGCGAACTCCAGAGCGTGGGTGCCGACGCACGCATTCAGGAAGGCTCCATTCAGGTCCTTTCTGACTCGACGGTGCTTGACACCGGCGAGGAAGTCTCCCAGGAACTCGCGAACGTCCTGAACGAACTCGGTATCGAACCGAAAGAGGTCGGTCTCGACCTCCGCGCCGTCTTCGCTGACGGCGTGCTGTTCGAACCCGAGGAACTGGAACTCGACGTCGACGAGTACCGGAGCGACATCCAGGCGGCTGCCGGCCGGGCGTTCAATCTCTCGGTCAACGCCGACTACCCGACCGCGACGACGGCCCCGACGATGCTCCAGTCCGCTCGTGGCAACGCCAAGAGTCTCGCGCTCCAGGCGGCCATCGAGGACCCCGAGGTCGTGCCTGACCTCGTGAGCAAGGCCGACGCACAGGTCCGTGCGCTCGCCTCGCAGATCGACGACGAAGAGGCGCTCCCGGAGGAACTCCAGGGCGTCGAGGCCGACGTGGCGACAGAGGAACCGACTGACGATCAAGACGACGACACCGCATCCGAGGACGACGCGGACGCCGACGACGCGGC
- a CDS encoding TIGR04206 family protein codes for MDRGPRRRLIAVVVAGLVPWTVVLIGKELTLVFSFGLFNTNPPELLSVYSYFIRFTSALPQFIESWGSGVLLYAFALASAVAGVVWREDVRVTALALAGAGLTQFPVFLGFNRRLNYVAVPVGSLVLLIVVWWYYLPAIRADTATE; via the coding sequence ATGGACCGCGGTCCCAGACGCCGTCTTATCGCCGTCGTTGTTGCCGGCCTCGTCCCCTGGACAGTGGTGCTAATTGGAAAGGAACTGACGCTCGTCTTCTCGTTTGGCCTGTTCAACACGAACCCGCCGGAGTTGCTCTCGGTCTACAGCTACTTCATCCGCTTTACCAGCGCACTCCCGCAGTTTATCGAATCGTGGGGTTCGGGCGTCCTGCTGTATGCCTTTGCTCTAGCCAGCGCCGTTGCCGGTGTCGTCTGGCGTGAGGATGTTCGGGTGACCGCCCTCGCACTCGCAGGTGCGGGTCTGACGCAGTTTCCGGTGTTTCTGGGATTCAACAGGCGGCTCAACTACGTGGCTGTCCCGGTCGGCTCCCTTGTCCTGCTTATCGTGGTCTGGTGGTACTACCTCCCGGCTATCCGAGCGGACACGGCGACGGAGTGA
- a CDS encoding 50S ribosomal protein L1, with translation MADQEIENAVSRALEDAPERNFRETVDLAVNLRDLDLNDPSNRVDESVVLPAGTGQETTIVVFAEGETALRAEEVADDVLDEDELEELGGDDDAAKDLADDTDFFIAEKGMMQDIGRYLGTVLGPRGKMPEPLDPDDDVVEVIERMKNTVQLRSGERRTFHTRVGAEDMSAEDISDNIDVILRRLHADLEKGPLNIDTVYVKTTMGPAMEVA, from the coding sequence ATGGCAGATCAGGAAATAGAGAACGCAGTCTCGCGCGCACTCGAGGACGCACCTGAGCGGAACTTCCGCGAAACGGTCGACCTCGCTGTGAACCTGCGCGACTTAGATCTTAACGACCCGTCGAACCGCGTCGACGAGTCCGTCGTGCTTCCTGCTGGCACCGGCCAGGAGACCACTATTGTGGTCTTCGCCGAGGGCGAAACCGCCCTCCGTGCCGAGGAAGTCGCAGACGACGTACTCGACGAGGACGAACTCGAGGAACTGGGTGGCGATGACGACGCCGCCAAGGACCTCGCCGATGACACTGACTTCTTCATCGCAGAGAAGGGCATGATGCAGGACATCGGTCGCTACCTCGGGACCGTCCTCGGTCCGCGTGGGAAGATGCCGGAACCGCTCGACCCCGACGACGACGTCGTCGAGGTCATCGAACGCATGAAAAACACCGTGCAGCTCCGCAGCGGGGAACGGCGAACGTTCCACACGCGGGTCGGCGCGGAGGACATGTCCGCCGAGGATATCTCGGACAACATCGACGTTATCCTTCGCCGTCTGCACGCGGACCTCGAGAAGGGCCCGCTCAACATCGACACTGTCTACGTGAAGACGACGATGGGGCCTGCGATGGAGGTGGCCTGA